The Petroclostridium xylanilyticum region TTTTTTTAAGCTGTTCTTCTCCTAATCGCTCAATCTTCTGCCTGTAATCCGATGGAATGTTTTTAATTCTTTGTTCCAGTTGCATCATGATTACTTGCTCTATTCCTTTTTCTATCCCTTTTTCTATTCCTTTTTCTATTCCTTTTTCTATCCCTTTTTCTATTCCTTTTTCTATTCCTTTTTTCTCCGCAAATTTTATTACATTCAACATGCTTATCTCCTCCCATATCTCTTCATAATCATTCAAATTTAAAAACTTATCGGCCAACACAAGAACTGCCGATACTATGGCCTCATAATGGCTTTTCTTTAACTTTATTCTACTGCATAATTTTATTACTTCTTTGGTTCTCTCTTTTACAGTTTTTGTGCTTTTCATAATTGGTAGAAATATCAGGTTAAGCCAGTCGGGCTGTTGCCCACTGTTAATTTTTTGTACTTCCTGTTCATAAATTATGTCTCCATCATATTGCTTCATATGTATTATTTCAATTCTATAATTGATTGCACCCATCTCAAAACCCTGTTCCAGCTGCTCATTTTTGCCACTGTATATTACCACTGTCTTGACCGGCTTTTTATGCTGCATTATCATTCTGGCATCGTACATGAATATTCTATAAAGAGTCTCCTGTGTAAAGTCCGATTGAAACTCCAGATGCAGTAAACTGCTGTCCTTTAGTTCAAACATGAAATCAGTGTGCATGGTATTGGCTTCTATCTTAGGAAGTTCTGTAGGGAATATCCTTTCTATTTGTGCACATTTTATTCCCAGAAATTCCAATATCCTTCCCTTGAATACACCTGCCGCCAATTTGAATATTAAATCATAATTCTTATCCGTTACTTTCTTTTGCATCTTCACACCTCCAGTTTATCATATTTGCCACCTATTGTAAATCCAGTATATATCAAACATATGTTCGTGTCAATGGTGAAAATATGTGACATGGGTGTGACATGGGGACGGTTCTCTGTCACATGCTCTTTTTATGTGTCAGAAGAACCGTCCCCATGGTTTACTGGTTTACCATGGTTTACTATCCTCATAAAGAACTTCAGGGTCAATATCCGCTTGATTACTCCACTCTATGCTGTCAAAACTCACTCTAACTGACCTAAACAATTTTTCATCTTTTAATTCTTTAAAAATACCTTTGTTCAGATAAGGTTTCATATCAAATATTCTTTTTTCCCCATTTTCAAAAGTTAATAGCAATTGGTAGTCCCTTAAAGGTTCAACATCAATAATAGCTAAATACATAAACATACCTCCTTTACTTTAACGGTTCAATTTTAAAAGGAAGCTCGCCATTCATTGCTAGAATTCATGTGACATGGGGACGGTTCGTCTGTCACCTGCGCTTTTTATGTGACTGAGGAACCGTCCCCATGTCACATTTTATGTGTCAGAAGAACCGTCCCCTTGGTTTGTGTCTAAGGATTTCAAAAAGTTTTTTAATTCTAGCATCTTACTATTAAAATTAATTCCTCTTGCAGAACAAAAGTTTTCAATCCACTTGTTAGTGCCGGCTTAAAAAATCCGCAAATCTATCAAATTTCCAATGTAAAATTACGTATTTGTGTGAAAAAATAAAAAGAAAAAAAGAAAACTACTCATAACAGAGTTATGAAGTAGCAACAACAAAATCTTATTTCATATGCTTTCCGGTCCATTTCCGCCAAATCACCGAATAAGTCCGAAACCAAACACAGTAAGCCTTAGAACACTGGAAAGGTATTTAAAACTCTATTATGAAGGTGGTCTTGAGGCATTAAAGCCAAGTCAAAAGGAACGGGCCTCCAGAATACCAGTGGACTATCTGGAACAAGCTGCCCTATTAAGACGTGAAAATCCCAAGCGCAGTATTCTAACCATTATCTCTATGCTAGAAAAATCCGGACCGACGGTTCGTCTGTCACATGCGCTTTTTATGTGACTGAAGAACCGTCCCTATGTCACCCTAGAACCGTCCCCTTGGTTCATATTCGTTTTTCCATTACTAAGCGCCTGGCACCGCTTCTTAGTTATTTAAGTATGGGTCCAAGTCCTCTGCCTTTTCAATATTAAATATATTCAGTGCTATTTTTTTAAGCTGTTCTTCTCCTAATCGCTCAATCTTCTGCCTGTAATCCGATGGAATGTTTTTAATTCTTTGTTCCAGTTGCATCATGATTACTTGCTCTATTCCTTTTTCTATCCCTTTTTCTATTCCTTTTTCTATCCCTTTTTCTATTCCTTTTTCTATTCCTTTTTTCTCCGCAAATTTTATTACATTCAACATGCTTATCTCCTCCCATATCTCTTCATAATCATTCAAATTTAAAAACTTATCGGCCAACACAAGAACTGCCGATACTATGGCCTCATAATGGCTTTTCTTTAACTTTATTCTACTGCATAATTTTATTACTTCTTTGGTTCTCTCTTTTACAGTTTTTGTGCTTTTCATAATTGGTAGAAATATCAGGTTAAGCCAGTCGGGCTGTTGCCCACTGTTGATTTTTTGTACTTCCTGTTCATAAATTATGTCTCCATCATATTGCTTCATATGTATTATTTCAATTCTATAATTGATTGCACCCATCTCAAAACCCTGTTCCAGCTGCTCATTTTTGCCACTGTATATTACCACTGTCTTGACCGGCTTTTTATGCTGCATTATCATTCTGGCATCGTACATGAATATTCTATAAAGAGTCTCCTGTGTAAAGTCCGATTGAAACTCCAGATGCAGTAAACTGCTGTCCTTTAGTTCAAACATGAAATCAGTGTGCATGGTATTGGCTTCTATCTTAGGAAGTTCTGTAGGGAATATCCTTTCTATTTGTGCACATTTTATTCCCAGAAATTCCAATATCCTTCCCTTGAATACACCTGCCGCCAATTTGAATATTAAATCATAATTCTTATCCGTTACTTTCTTTTGCATCTTCACACCTCCAGTTTATCATATTTGCCACCTATTGTAAATCCAGTATATATCAAACATATGTTCGTGTCAATGGTGAAAATATGTGACATGGGTGTGACATGGGGACGGTTCTCTGTCACATGCTCTTTTTATGTGTCAGAAGAACCGTCCCCATGGTTTACTGGTTTACCATGGTTTACTATCCTCATAAAGAACTTCAGGGTCAATATCCGCTTGATTACTCCACTCTATGCTGTCAAAACTCACTCTAACTGACCTAAACAATTTTTCATCTTTTAATTCTTTAAAAATACCTTTGTTCAGATAAGGTTTCATATCAAATATTCTTTTTTCCCCATTTTCAAAAGTTAATAGCAATTGGTAGTCCCTTAAAGGTTCAACATCAATAATAGCTAAATACATAAACATACCTCCTTTACTTTAACGGTTCAATTTTAAAAGGAAGCTCGCCATTCATTGCTAGAATTCATGTGACATGGGGACGGTTCGTCTGTCACCTGCGCTTTTTATGTGACTGAGGAACCGTCCCCATGTCACATTTTATGTGTCAGAAGAACCGTCCCCTTGGTTTGTGTCTAAGGATTTCAAAAAGTTTTTTAATTCTAGCATCTTACTATTAAAATTAATTCCTCTTGCAGAACAAAAGTTTTCAATCCACTTGTTAGTGCCGGCTTAAAAAATCCGCAAATCTATCAAATTTCCAATGTAAAATTACGTATTTGTGTGAAAAAATAAAAAGAAAAAAAGAAAACTACTCATAACAGAGTTATGAAGTAGCAACAACAAAATCTTATTTCATATGCTTTCCGGTCCATTTCCGCCAAATCACCGAATAAGTCCGAAACCAAACACAGTAAGCCTTAGAACACTGGAAAGGTATTTAAAACTCTATTATGAAGGTGGTCTTGAGGCATTAAAGCCAAGTCAAAAGGAACGGGCCTCCAGAATACCAGTGGACTATCTGGAACAAGCTGCCCTATTAAGACGTGAAAATCCCAAGCGCAGTATTCTAACCATTATCTCTATGCTAGAAAAATCCGGACCGACGGTTCGTCTGTCACATGCGCTTTTTATGTGACTGAAGAACCGTCCCTATGTCACCCTAGAACCGTCCCCTTGGTTCATATTCGTTTTTCCATTACTAAGCGCCTGGCACCGCTTCTTAGTTATTTAAGTATGGGTCCAAGTCCTCTGCCTTTTCAATATTAAATATATTCAGTGCTATTTTTTTAAGCTGTTCTTCTCCTAATCGCTCAATCTTCTGCCTGTAATCCGATGGAATGTTTTTAATTCTTTGTTCCAGTTGCATCATGATTACTTGCTCTATTCCTTTTTCTATCCCTTTTTCTATTCCTTTTTCTATCCCTTTTTCTATTCCTTTTTCTATTCCTTTTTTCTCCGCAAATTTTATTACATTCAACATGCTTATCTCCTCCCATATCTCTTCATAATCATTCAAATTTAAAAACTTATCGGCCAACACAAGAACTGCCGATACTATGGCCTCATAATGGCTTTTCTTTAACTTTATTCTACTGCATAATTTTATTACTTCTTTGGTTCTCTCTTTTACAGTTTTTGTGCTTTTCATAATTGGTAGAAATATCAGGTTAAGCCAGTCGGGCTGTTGCCCACTGTTGATTTTTTGTACTTCCTGTTCATAAATTATGTCTCCATCATATTGCTTCATATGTATTATTTCAATTCTATAATTGATTGCACCCATCTCAAAACCCTGTTCCAGCTGCTCATTTTTGCCACTGTATATTACCACTGTCTTGACCGGCTTTTTATGCTGCATTATCATTCTGGCATCGTACATGAATATTCTATAAAGAGTCTCCTGTGTAAAGTCCGATTGAAACTCCAGATGCAGTAAACTGCTGTCCTTTAGTTCAAACATGAAATCAGTGTGCATGGTATTGGCTTCTATCTTAGGAAGTTCTGTAGGGAATATCCTTTCTATTTGTGCACATTTTATTCCCAGAAATTCCAATATCCTTCCCTTGAATACACCTGCCGCCAATTTGAATATTAAATCATAATTCTTATCCGTTACTTTCTTTTGCATCTTCACACCTCCAGTTTATCATATTTGCCACCTATTGTAAATCCAGTATATATCAAACATATGTTCGTGTCAATGATGAAAATATAAGCCGCCTGCCCAATTTAAAACAGGTGGCTTAACACTTGCATCCATGTCACACAATCTTCTCAACCACTCTGTGACATGTGTGACATGGGGACGGTTCGTCTGTCACATGCGCTTTTTATGTGACTAAGGAACCGTCCCCGTGTCACACAGCTGACTTCTGTATATGCTGCTTATAATCATCATGCTGCGCAAGGACATTCGTCATCCCCTTTTGATTAGACAAATAAAATGTCCTATGTACCTTTGGCTTTCTTAAATCCGCATCAATCAATAAAGTCCTGCTTCCCGACTGTGCAAAAGTAATAGCAAGATTCGCTATGGTAGTCGTCTTACCCTCCCCTGGCCCGGCACTTGTCACCACAATTACCTTCAGAGGTTTATCAACACTGGAAAACTGTATATTCGTCCTCAAAACTCTATAAGCCTCCGAGATAGGCGACTTAGGGTTGGTATGGGCAATTAACGATCTTTCACCTGACATCAAATAAACTCCCTTCTTAGAATTAACAATTCGACATACAATTCATAATCATTAATCATCAGTTATAATTCTTTCTGGTTATTTTAATAATTGCGCTTATCATATTCTTACACCCTTTGTTGTCAAAAGTAATTGACAATTGTCAATTGCCAATTATTCCGGAAATACCGGAATAGTCCCGATAACTGGTAAACCAAGGTGTTTTTGCACGTCTTCCGGCGTCTTAATCGTATTATCCAGGTATTCTATCAAGAAAATGATTCCCAGTCCTGTCATCAACCCTACGAATGCGGCTATGGCAACATTGAGTTCTTTCTTTGGCTTAACAGGGGTAAGCGGTACTTCTGCCTTGTCTATTATCTGAACGTTCTCTACGTCCATCAGTTCTACAACTTTTTTCTTAAAAACTTCAGCTACTTTGTT contains the following coding sequences:
- a CDS encoding DUF4351 domain-containing protein — translated: MQKKVTDKNYDLIFKLAAGVFKGRILEFLGIKCAQIERIFPTELPKIEANTMHTDFMFELKDSSLLHLEFQSDFTQETLYRIFMYDARMIMQHKKPVKTVVIYSGKNEQLEQGFEMGAINYRIEIIHMKQYDGDIIYEQEVQKINSGQQPDWLNLIFLPIMKSTKTVKERTKEVIKLCSRIKLKKSHYEAIVSAVLVLADKFLNLNDYEEIWEEISMLNVIKFAEKKGIEKGIEKGIEKGIEKGIEKGIEKGIEQVIMMQLEQRIKNIPSDYRQKIERLGEEQLKKIALNIFNIEKAEDLDPYLNN
- a CDS encoding DUF2442 domain-containing protein; translated protein: MYLAIIDVEPLRDYQLLLTFENGEKRIFDMKPYLNKGIFKELKDEKLFRSVRVSFDSIEWSNQADIDPEVLYEDSKPW
- a CDS encoding DUF4351 domain-containing protein; this encodes MQKKVTDKNYDLIFKLAAGVFKGRILEFLGIKCAQIERIFPTELPKIEANTMHTDFMFELKDSSLLHLEFQSDFTQETLYRIFMYDARMIMQHKKPVKTVVIYSGKNEQLEQGFEMGAINYRIEIIHMKQYDGDIIYEQEVQKINSGQQPDWLNLIFLPIMKSTKTVKERTKEVIKLCSRIKLKKSHYEAIVSAVLVLADKFLNLNDYEEIWEEISMLNVIKFAEKKGIEKGIEKGIEKGIEKGIEKGIEQVIMMQLEQRIKNIPSDYRQKIERLGEEQLKKIALNIFNIEKAEDLDPYLNN
- a CDS encoding CpsD/CapB family tyrosine-protein kinase, with the translated sequence MSGERSLIAHTNPKSPISEAYRVLRTNIQFSSVDKPLKVIVVTSAGPGEGKTTTIANLAITFAQSGSRTLLIDADLRKPKVHRTFYLSNQKGMTNVLAQHDDYKQHIQKSAV